A single window of Colletes latitarsis isolate SP2378_abdomen chromosome 6, iyColLati1, whole genome shotgun sequence DNA harbors:
- the LOC143342883 gene encoding putative cytochrome P450 305a1 — MFTALILLSVIVILLLTSLLIGPKTGKHPPGPFSWPFIGNQSLLKRMTDKLGAQHLALSELARRYGSNLITLHLGINKVVVVSGNKPVMAVLMSDEYDGRPWNEFIKMRNLGQKNGITMNEGSEWKEVRSWTMQALKSFGFGKVGMLNMIKDELNEVLDSLKDGGVKMLKPLITPAVINVLWTIAAGKRFNETSKLEYFVDLLDRRARVFDMFGGILSTFPWIRYIAPEASGYNLLQTLNVELRDFLMKTINEHKQKYVIGSEADLIDMFITEMNKDKYNTIYNDDQLVMILIDLFIAGVTTTATTLDFLFMNMVVHQDVQQKLQKEIDSVVPASRLPDLGDKMKLPYAEAVITESQRLWPVLPVIGPRRVLRDTYLDNYSLPKDSTILLNLYSIHTDPDIFPEPLKFQPERFIKNGVFDHNAEVLTFGKGRRRCPGNILAKSALFLLFVGVMKKYSLLPVPSKGPWTVETIPGLIMSPKPYDVLIVPR; from the exons ATGTTCACCGCCTTGATACTGTTATCCGTGATCGTGATATTGCTACTGACATCCCTGCTAATCGGACCTAAAACGGGAAAGCATCCGCCAG GGCCATTCTCGTGGCCGTTTATCGGCAACCAGTCTTTATTGAAGCGTATGACTGACAAACTTGGGGCGCAGCATTTGGCGCTGAGTGAACTCGCCAGACGATACGGCAGTAACTTGATAACCTTACATCTCGGTATCAACAAGGTGGTGGTCGTTTCCGGAAACAAGCCCGTGATGGCGGTCCTGATGAGCGATGAATACGACGGACGGCCTTGGAACGAATTTATCAAAATGAGGAATCTGGGACAAAAGAACG GTATCACGATGAACGAGGGATCCGAGTGGAAGGAAGTTAGAAGCTGGACCATGCAGGCACTGAAGTCCTTCGGTTTCGGGAAAGTCGGGATGCTGAACATGATCAAGGACGAGTTGAACGAGGTCTTGGACAGCTTGAAGGACGGGGGTGTGAAAATGTTGAAACCGCTAATCACGCCAGCCGTGATAAACGTGCTGTGGACGATAGCAGCGGGAAAACGATTCAACGAGACCTCCAA GTTGGAGTATTTCGTCGACTTGTTGGATCGTCGTGCGCGTGTGTTCGACATGTTCGGCGGGATTCTCTCCACTTTCCCTTGGATTCGTTACATTGCACCGGAGGCCTCGGGTTACAACCTTCTTCAGACGCTCAACGTCGAGCTCAGGGACTTCTTAATG AAAACCATCAACGAACACAAACAGAAGTACGTCATAGGGAGCGAGGCGGACTTAATAGACATGTTCATCACCGAGATGAACAAAGACAAATACAACACTATTTACAATG ACGACCAATTGGTGATGATACTGATCGATCTCTTCATCGCCGGTGTCACCACCACAGCGACGACTTTAGACTTCCTTTTCATGAACATGGTGGTGCATCAGGATGTGCAACAGAAGCTTCAGAAAGAGATCGACTCCGTGGTACCGGCCAGCAGGCTTCCCGACTTGGGTGACAAAATGAA ACTCCCTTACGCAGAGGCTGTGATTACCGAGTCCCAACGTCTATGGCCAGTGCTCCCCGTGATTGGGCCGCGTCGAGTCCTTCGTGACACGTACCTCGACAATTACTCGCTACCAAAGGACTCCACCATTTTGTTGAATTTGTATTCCATCCACACGGATCCGGATATCTTCCCCGAGCCGCTGAAATTTCAGCCCGAGAGGTTCATAAAGAACGGGGTCTTCGATCACAACGCTGAGGTCCtgacttttggaaaag GAAGAAGACGATGTCCTGGCAACATACTGGCAAAGTCCGCGTTATTCCTTTTGTTCGTGGGCGTGATGAAAAAGTATTCTCTACTTCCGGTACCGAGCAAGGGACCGTGGACCGTGGAAACTATTCCTGGCTTGATAATGTCGCCGAAGCCTTACGACGTATTAATCGTGCCGCGATAA
- the LOC143342875 gene encoding small subunit processome component 20 homolog, with amino-acid sequence MKNKPLRHKESNTFQFKSFSERVNDIDVDVFHRVAHRNEENDEEVETYFHQTLQKWNFLNLTEGYCSFKKKVRDIVTLPQLINQKQFVIDTLIEYLEKKDVLFLQPILELVVAVSKDLQKDFYEYFPRFLSVIFDLLQTKDTDQLEYTFTSLAYLFKFLWRYLVKNVKTVFDLLLPLLGDTQPVYINNFAAESFAFVVRKVKDKDSFLKTLLLILKDNSNGVPGCGKLLFEVISGVPGQFHSCAEQMLMSYFSVLNDESVDQDLAFKLTKEIINCLVENIHPQKCKVFWSVLLNVMDSFIGKTKKFQPTAGREKSLILLMQLLSIVINYKNGKLVVDPVPLIKKLAQTLDSFENDSDVLREIINVVVAILLATNVKLMQETSSQILIKVMAVKDVKLLYGAVESLMHYSAFETLILSHILRHNITNDFNNDSLQLFTKIIKEKAPLCINGVNLSKWKKYVLDIRGIKPDSINFILKELKTLSGNNISTDALKVLIILPHLRPLPEESKDILKEGISSLYKQILDSDNTENNEAKLCFTFLLALESAIHILEPEILHEFMKTRDIQILDLVTKYPDNKLILNAVDLCITYFSTSQLREMYINQIVFDNLNNVIARKLSSPFGEVRLIVTHLYSLYSDVKEITSFVPNTGKNTMEVMYLAECEPITVHNYRDRLLHLQSLVFESNAVSCLHPKYNELPLRYLLGNLYINFSILWEPVSKIIATYAVKECEQFWPTFLTELKCNYQGTMDHAPSYDCDVISNIEVTMQKSNDNPDYENNKILLWKCMAHFPQFCEAKNRDITGLFIDHVNDNFFKSNSEDANYCSIMKTQELNTSDNKLEIDEDHDSNNESEEDEMDEKEEEEATIPANRKRKQTDAEFKEMFAANRSYKRKLLIAQLAIFEKVTNPRTLYRESEMQKIYLDLLSSKNPDIQRAALNCLLAYKHKYLSPYKDTLCNIISDKNLKNELTRFKVDNESNMIQLEHRNEFIPILMRVIYAKMVTKTGMRTGGKVGGTVKRKMILRFLAGTEENEMIVFTKMAFKPFNKYMSLESEEKVNIKELTRDIINTVDLNNVTPPKRLLSATNLLGILIEQFGSKMTRKLLPYLLGLVICNLAEVTGILQKSNKVHVGYLSCIKRVRVSCILILARFFGHFEDYPWSEYELDALFNVAVFPWVEKLPIDGIHSPTPLLKLFLAWSQNSRYYPLFIKCREDNKSVSPLPYIMQLLLASRTHASVTNAILEMIEKMVTLEDYGKTNENDMEIDTVFVPLTHALTNLLEINEEALSSGINYGSTILLPHVFSILEYIKRKLEKSNRGVNKTELIILSRISEFVKDPDACDALLALTLPILARRATAGEGEETIMELLTTVINLIKHIRKPEIHMRAILPLLGILSGIPSRKLFMELYKTIAEASTVDNRETLIKNYNTITALNAWDRRWIDQPDYQKRLDAFTEINNAAEADEITLEFGVAVIYNCYYFLKNETDLAMKDYAGQCLKLIGPKLAKKYGENVIDKRYLMDDTILPLIRKGIVSKNDTIRLQSIGLLGCMAMECPDVHPVLRDLSPLTNKVDPEVDFFENMQHLQMHRRARALLKFCSLAKTLKKAPNPRTLTQFVLPLASSYLCNESFIHKNSLIDAAIETVGTACRLLPWHQYEVILKHYLGKLRNSVEFQKQLVRTVVIILDSFHFNLSKYNKFEECSVSENCKTTKEEEVVENEEQDESVDEKVEQLDEVLYSENAENAVEIIETVQKEESVFVMEKQTILSENGAQRIVFSITKELLPQLHRSIVARTQQESSHKINKKKVSSENEEEELMRVPIALAFVKLLQKLPQCMLGTNLPGIFMKLCAFLKSRLESVRRVTREILQKIMITLGPRYLHYLLREMNTLLTKGFQIHVLAYTVQSVLVSLKPYFQKGDINENLQSILSVCKVDLFGLTAEEKEVIGIVKNVSEAKSTKSFDIFHILAQYITESCLVDLILPLKEVLIRTHSHKTVQKVVECLRNIVLGLADNAFIPLEQMLIFLYGVASESIPELIPERKNKQLTEKEVKVMARQKPDSFIIPPQPKSRMGIKAVSKTSKNTNVHVIIEFGLKLFHILLKRDKVSAEKFKPLIDPFVPLMSDCIKSQHVKLSTLALQCLNWLLKMDLSSVQDIISDICSSIFSILHKYAAAGLSKGDNFDLVMASFKCMSVIVRDVKHYTITTDQVKVLIMYAEQDMHNNDKHATAFGLLKAIIARKMVFPEMYVVMEKVAALSITSELEHIRQQSRSVFYSYLMDYPLGKHLNKHIVFYLTQLGYEMQPGRLSALEMIHSIVTGFPLKALTLKSALIFVMAGARLVNDDDPTCRKLCAKCIKEMITRLPHNDRSKLFDIAVEWLKDTKIMHRALAAQLCGIFVIVEKDTFECRLKEILPLLLRQFHAKFDDKDEPGRFVKLRTNERTEFKIPSSIKDPERMKDHHMFQVLQLLLKISANCTAFLKNEEYKETVRSFAEYSQYLLAHPHAWVRLAASQMIGFVLAALDIDKIIGLLENPEKCETETSYMCSEPDIIIRSLTLDLIAQLQPDVTFEELTDQTIKNLIFIARILKSVKTSESIERNDQVKEKDKNQLSLPWLVRRLRKAVNVEITQAPKSITVRTAFFKWTAGAVATIPMEHLNVVLFNIMSPIAREMSSTEESNIALRRLAKEAAVMIKKRLGNEEYTRLLSRVQQKLDIKKAERRKSRTQQFVTDPELAAKRKIARQQKKKEARKRKMDTMKGKKVTKKRRKKEVDLDII; translated from the exons ATGAAGAACAAACCACTTCGTCATAAAGAGTCGAACACCTTTCAG TTCAAGTCATTTTCTGAACGAGTAAATGACATCGACGTTGATGTATTTCACCGTGTCGCGCATCGAAATGAGGAGAACGACGAAGAAGTGGAAACGTACTTCCACCAGACTCTTCAAAAATGGAATTTCCTTAACCTCACAGAGGGTTACTGCAGCTTTAAAAAGAAAGTTCGCGATATCGTTACTCTTCCACAATTGATTAATCAGAAGCAATTTGTGATCGACACGTTGATAGAATATTTGGAGAAGAAGGATGTCCTGTTTCTGCAACCAATTTTGGA ATTAGTAGTTGCAGTGTCGAAAGATCTACAGAAGGATTTTTATGAATATTTCCCTCGTTTTTTATCTGTTATCTTTGATTTATTACAAACGAAAGATACAGATCAATTAGAATACACATTTACATCATTGGCTTATTTATTTAAGTTCTTATGGCGGTATTTGGTTAAAAATGTTAAAACCGTATTCGACCTGCTGTTACCATTGTTGGGAGACACACAGCCAGtgtatataaataattttgcagCCGAAAGTTTTGCTTTTGTAGTACGAAAagttaaagacaaagattctttctTAAAGACACTATtgcttatcctgaaagataattCCAACGGAGTTCCAGGATGCGGCAAATTATTATTTGAAGTAATATCTGGTGTACCGGGGCAATTTCATTCGTGCGCGGAGCAAATGCTCATGTCGTATTTCAGCGTATTGAACGACGAGTCTGTCGATCAGGATTTAGCATTTAAATTAACGAAAGAAATTATTAACTGTTTGGTAGAAAATATACATCCACAGAAGTGTAAAGTGTTCTGGTCTGTGCTGTTAAATGTTATGGATTCGTTTATCGGAAAAACGAAAAAGTTCCAACCAACTGCCGGAAGAGAGAAAAGCTTGATTCTTCTAATGCAATTGTTATCCATAgtaattaattacaaaaatggAAAATTGGTCGTGGACCCTGTGCCTCTGATCAAGAAGTTGGCACAAACTCTAGATAGTTTCGAAAACGATAGCGATGTACTACGAGAAATTATAAATGTAGTAGTTGCTATTCTTTTAGCAACCAACGTTAAATTAATGCAAGAGACATCCAGCCAAATATTAATTAAAGTTATGGCCGTGAAAGACGTTAAGCTATTATACGGTGCTGTGGAAAGTCTGATGCATTATTCAGCATTTGAAACTTTGATACTATCCCATATATTACGACACAATATTACTAACGACTTCAACAACGACAGTTTACAATTGTTTACCaaaataattaaagaaaaagCACCACTGTGTATTAACGGCGTCAATTTAAGTAAATGGAAGAAGTATGTTTTAGATATACGAGGCATCAAACCTGATAGTATCAACTTCATCCTGAAGGAATTGAAAACTTTATCAGGTAATAATATATCGACAGATGCATTAAAAGTATTAATCATTTTACCGCATTTGAGACCTCTGCCCGAAGAATCCAAAGATATTTTAAAAGAGGGAATATCGTCCTTATATAAGCAGATATTGGACAGTGATAATACAGAAAATAACGAAGCTAAACTATGTTTTACATTCTTATTAGCTTTAGAATCGGCAATTCACATTTTAGAACCGGAAATTTTGCACGAGTTCATGAAGACGCGTGACATACAAATATTGGATCTGGTGACTAAATACCCTGACAATAAATTGATTTTGAACGCAGTAGATTTGTGCATAACATACTTTAGTACATCGCAGCTGCGGGAAATGTACATAAATCAAATCGTATTCGACAATTTAAACAACGTAATTGCTCGGAAATTGAGCTCGCCTTTCGGCGAAGTTCGTTTAATCGTAACTCATTTGTATTCGTTGTATTCTGACGTTAAAGAAATTACGTCGTTTGTCCCGAATACTGGAAAAAATACTATGGAAGTTATGTACTTGGCAGAATGTGAACCCATAACGGTACACAATTACCGCGACAGATTATTGCACTTGCAGAGTTTAGTATTTGAAAGTAACGCCGTGTCTTGTTTACATCCCAAGTACAACGAGCTTCCACTGCGGTATTTGTTAGGGAATTTGTATATAAACTTTTCTATACTATGGGAGCCTGTTAGTAAGATCATAGCTACCTACGCTGTTAAAGAATGCGAACAGTTTTGGCCAACATTTTTAACAGAATTAAAATGTAATTACCAAGGGACCATGGATCATGCTCCATCGTACGATTGCGATGTTATCTCCAATATAGAAGTAACGATGCAGAAGAGCAACGACAACCCAGATTATGAAAACAACAAAATCCTCTTGTGGAAGTGTATGGCACATTTTCCACAATTCTGCGAAGCAAAGAACAGGGACATAACCGGACTGTTTATCGATCATGTGAACGATAATTTCTTCAAGTCAAACTCCGAAGATGCTAATTATTGTAGTATTATGAAGACTCAAGAACTGAATACTTCCGACAATAAATTGGAAATTGACGAGGATCACGATAGCAATAACGAGTCCGAAGAGGACGAAATGGATGAAAAAGAAGAGGAAGAAGCGACGATTCCTGCAAAtagaaaacgtaaacaaacagaTGCAGAATTTAAAGAAATGTTTGCGGCGAACAGGAGCTACAAAAGGAAACTCTTAATAGCGCAACTGGCGATATTTGAGAAAGTAACGAATCCAAGAACGTTGTACAGGGAGTCAGAGATGCAGAAGATTTACTTGGATCTATTGTCATCGAAGAACCCTGACATTCAAAGAGCTGCTTTaaattgccttctagcttacaagCATAAATATCTGTCACCGTACAAAGATACTCTGTGTAATATAATTAgtgataaaaatttaaaaaacgagCTCACGCGTTTCAAAGTCGACAACGAGAGCAACATGATACAGCTCGAACATCGAAACGAATTCATACCTATACTAATGAGAGTAATTTATGCAAAAATGGTTACAAAGACGGGGATGAGGACCGGTGGTAAAGTTGGAGGAACCGTGAAACGGAAAATGATATTACGTTTTTTGGCTGGCACGGAAGAAAACGAAATGATCGTGTTTACGAAAATGGCATTCAAACCTTTCAATAAGTACATGTCGCTCGAATCGGAGGAGAAAGTAAATATAAAAGAACTAACGCGCGATATTATCAACACAGTCGATTTGAATAATGTTACTCCGCCTAAGCGTTTGCTGAGCGCGACAAATTTACTTGGAATTTTGATAGAACAGTTTGGTAGCAAAATGACTCGTAAGTTGTTACCTTACTTACTCGGTTTGGTAATTTGCAATTTAGCAGAGGTAACTGGGATTTTACAAAAGTCAAATAAAGTTCACGTTGGTTACTTGTCGTGTATCAAAAGGGTACGAGTAAGTTGCATCTTAATACTAGCAAGATTCTTTGGTCATTTTGAAGACTATCCGTGGAGCGAATACGAATTGGACGCGTTGTTCAATGTAGCAGTATTTCCATGGGTGGAGAAACTACCCATAGATGGTATTCACAGTCCCACACCTTTATTAAAACTGTTTCTGGCATGGAGTCAAAACTCCCGTTATTATCCATTATTTATAAAATGTCGCGAGGACAATAAATCAGTCAGTCCGCTTCCGTACATTATGCAATTGCTTTTGGCCTCGAGGACTCACGCGTCTGTAACGAACGCTATACTCGAAATGATCGAAAAAATGGTGACGTTGGAAGATTATGGGAAGACAAACGAGAACGATATGGAAATCGATACGGTTTTCGTTCCACTGACGCACGCACTCACTAATTTACTTGAAATAAACGAAGAAGCCTTGTCGAGTGGCATTAATTATGGTTCGactatactgcttcctcacgtcTTCAGTATCTTGGAATACATTAAAAGGAAACTCGAGAAGTCGAACAGAGGGGTGAACAAAACGGAGCTGATCATATTATCGCGTATTTCGGAATTCGTGAAAGATCCAGATGCATGCGACGCACTGCTCGCTCTTACTTTACCGATTTTAGCGAGGAGAGCAACCGCCGGGGAAGGAGAAGAAACGATCATGGAGTTACTTACAACCGTTATAAATCTTATAAAACATATCAGGAAACCGGAGATTCATATGCGTGCGATTTTACCTTTGTTGGGCATTTTATCCGGCATACCGAGCCGCAAACTTTTCATGGAGCTTTATAAAACTATCGCTGAAGCATCCACGGTAGATAATCGCGAaactttaataaaaaattacaatACGATAACCGCGTTAAATGCGTGGGATCGTAGATGGATCGATCAGCCAGATTATCAAAAAAGACTGGATGCGTTTACTGAAATTAATAACGCAGCTGAAGCAGATGAAATTACGTTGGAGTTTGGGGTAGCCGTGATTTATAACTGTTATTATTTTCTTAAGAATGAAACGGATTTAGCGATGAAAGATTATGCAGGACAGTGCCTCAAACTTATTGGTCCTAAATTGGCGAAAAAGTATGGAGAAAATGTAATAGATAAACGTTATTTGATGGACGACACAATTCTGCCGCTCATAAGGAAAGGGATTGTTAGTAAAAATGATACTATTAGACTTCAGTCGATAGGCTTGTTAGGGTGTATGGCCATGGAGTGTCCGGATGTACACCCTGTTTTGAGAGACTTATCGCCGTTAACTAACAAAGTAGACCCTGAAGTGGATTTCTTTGAGAACATGCAACACTTGCAAATGCACAGAAGGGCTCGCGCATTGCTTAAGTTTTGCAGCTTGGCAAAGACATTGAAAAAGGCGCCGAATCCGAGAACACTGACGCAATTTGTTCTTCCTCTTGCCTCTTCCTATTTGTGCAATGAAAGTTTCATACATAAAAACAGTCTGATCGACGCTGCAATCGAAACAGTCGGGACCGCGTGTAGACTCTTACCTTGGCACCAGTACGAGGTCATTTTAAAACACTATTTAGGGAAATTAAGAAACTCCGTCGAATTTCAAAAGCAGCTTGTTAGAACCGTTGTTATCATCCTAGACTCTTTCCACTTTAATTTATCAAAGTATAATAAGTTTGAAGAATGTTCGGTATCAGAAAATTGTAAAACAACCAAAGAGGAGGAAGTGGTCGAGAATGAAGAACAGGATGAAAGTGTCGATGAAAAAGTAGAACAGTTAGACGAAGTTTTATATTCTGAAAATGCGGAGAACGCAGTAGAAATTATAGAAAcagttcagaaagaagaaagcgTGTTTGTGATGGAGAAGCAAACGATTCTTTCTGAGAATGGGGCACAAAGAATCGTGTTTAGTATAACTAAAGAGTTATTGCCACAACTTCACCGTTCGATCGTGGCTAGAACTCAGCAGGAAAGTAgtcacaaaattaataaaaagaagGTTTCGTCGGAGAACGAGGAAGAAGAATTAATGCGTGTCCCCATTGCGCTTGCATTTGTTAAATTATTACAGAAATTACCCCAATGTATGCTGGGTACAAATTTACCAGG AATCTTTATGAAATTATGCGCGTTCTTGAAGTCGCGTTTGGAGTCGGTACGGCGCGTTACTCGCGAAATATTGCAGAAGATTATGATAACTCTGGGTCCAAGATATCTTCATTATCTGTTAAGAGAAATGAATACATTGTTAACGAAAGGTTTTCAAATTCATGTCCTCGCATACACTGTGCAATCGGTGTTAGTCTCTTTGAAACCGTATTTTCAGAAAGGCGACATTAATGAAAATCTTCAAAGTATTTTATCT GTGTGTAAAGTAGATCTATTTGGGTTGACTGCAGAAGAGAAAGAAGTAATAGGAATCGTAAAAAATGTGTCAGAGGCAAAGTCTACGAAAAGTTTCGACATTTTTCATATATTGGCGCAATACATCACGGAGTCTTGCTTGGTGGATTTAATTTTACCGTTAAAAGAAGTGCTTATAAGAACACACTCGCATAAAACTGTGCAGAAAGTGGTGGAATGTTTAAGAAATATAGTATTGGGTTTGGCCGATAACGCCTTCATACCATTGGAACAAATGCTTATATTTCTTTATGGCGTGGCTTCCGAAAGCATCCCCGAGCTCATACCTGAGAGAAAGAACAAGCAATTGACAGAGAAAGAAGTAAAGGTAATGGCTAGACAGAAGCCCGATTCTTTCATCATTCCACCTCAGCCAAAAAGCAGAATGGGCATAAAGGCTGTTTCAAAAACGTCGAAAAATACCAATGTTCATGTTATTATAGAGTTTGGTTTAAAACTATTTCATATTTTACTGAAAAGGGACAAAGTATCCGCTGAGAAGTTCAAACCTCTTATAGATCCGTTTGTACCACTTATGAGCGATTGTATAAAATCTCAACACGTCAAG TTGAGCACATTAGCTTTGCAGTGTTTAAACTGGCTGCTCAAGATGGACTTGTCGTCGGTGCAGGATATAATCTCCGATATCTGTTCGTCCATATTTAGCATACTACACAAATATGCCGCGGCTGGTTTGAGCAAAGGAGATAATTTCGATCTCGTTATGGCTAGTTTCAAATGCATGTCTGTGATTGTTCGCGACGTGAAGCACTACACAATCACTACGGACCAAGTGAAAGTTCTGATCATGTACGCCGAGCAAGATATGCACAATAACGACAAACACGCGACAGCGTTCGGTTTGCTAAAAGCGATAATTGCTCGAAAGATGGTATTTCCTGAAATGTATGTTGTCATGGAGAAAGTTGCTGCTCTGAGCATTACGTCGGAATTAGAACATATCAGGCAACAATCGCGTTCCGTATTTTATTCGTATTTAATGGACTATCCCCTTGGGAAACATTTGAACAAACATATAGTGTTCTATTTAACGCAGCTCGGTTACGAGATGCAACCTGGCCGACTTAGCGCGTTAGAAATGATTCACAGCATCGTTACAGGATTCCCATTA AAAGCTCTGACTCTGAAGTCAGCCCTCATATTTGTAATGGCAGGTGCCAGATTGGTGAATGACGACGACCCGACATGTCGTAAATTATGCGCAAAGTGTATCAAAGAAATGATAACGCGTTTACCCCACAATGACAGAAGTAAACTTTTTGACATAGCCGTGGAATGGTTGAAGGATACGAAG aTAATGCATCGTGCTCTAGCTGCTCAGTTATGCGGCATATTTGTGATCGTGGAAAAAGACACTTTCGAATGTCGATTAAAAGAGATATTGCCCCTTCTACTGAGACAGTTCCACGCAAAGTTTGACGACAAAGACGAACCTGGTCGTTTCGTGAAATTACGCACAAACGAGAGAACAGAATTCAAAATACCATCGAGCATCAAGGACCCAGAGAGGATGAAAGACCATCATATGTTTCAGGTGTTACAGTTGCTATTGAAAATATCGGCGAATTGTACAGCGTTCCTCAAAAACGAAGAGTacaaagaaacagtccgttcGTTTGCTG AATACAGTCAATACTTATTGGCACATCCGCACGCGTGGGTTCGTTTAGCAGCGTCGCAGATGATTGGTTTTGTATTGGCAGCccttgacattgacaaaattatAGGCTTGCTGGAAAATCCAGAGAAATGTGAAACGGAAACCAGTTACATGTGTTCCGAGCCTGACATCATCATCAGGAGTTTGACTTTGGATTTAATTGCGCAATTGCAACCTGACGTGACGTTCGAGGAGTTGACCGATCAAACCAttaagaatttaatttttatcgcgAGAATTTTGAAATCCGTGAAAACATCTGAATCGATCGAACGAAACGATCAGGTAAAAGAGAAAGACAAGAACCAGTTATCTCTTCCTTGGCTCGTCAGAAGACTAAGAAAGGCTGTGAACGTAGAAATAACTCAAGCTCCTAAATCGATAACAGTG CGAACTGCGTTCTTCAAATGGACTGCTGGCGCAGTAGCCACTATACCCATGGAGCATTTAAACGTAGTACTTTTTAACATTATGTCGCCGATTGCACGCGAAATGTCGAGCACGGAAGAAAGTAATATTGCTCTACGACGACTGGCGAAAGAAGCGGCTGTGATGATCAAAAAACGTTTAGGTAACGAAGAATATACTAGGTTATTGAGCAGAGTGCAACAGAAATTAGACATCAAAAAAGCAGAGAGAAGAAAATCACGCACGCAACAG TTCGTAACGGATCCAGAGTTGGCTGCCAAACGTAAAATCGCGAGGCAACAGAAGAAGAAAGAAGCTAGGAAGAGGAAaatggataccatgaaaggcaaaAAAGTAACGAAGAAACGTCGCAAAAAAGAAGTTGATTTGGATATCATATGA